A genomic region of Trifolium pratense cultivar HEN17-A07 linkage group LG3, ARS_RC_1.1, whole genome shotgun sequence contains the following coding sequences:
- the LOC123917431 gene encoding glutaredoxin: protein MGSILSSHNTQMTKEEMESALNKAKEIAASSPVFVFSKTYCGYCNRVKALLKQLGATYKVLELDTESDGGEIQAALADWTGQRTVPNVFIGGKHIGGCDSVLEKHRAGQLVPLLNDAGAIANNTAQF from the exons ATGGGTTCTATTCTGAGTTCACATAATACTCAGATGACCAAAGAAGAAATGGAAAGTGCTTTGAATAAAGCTAAGGAGATCGCTGCCTCTTCCCCCGTCTTTGTTTTCAG TAAGACTTACTGTGGTTACTGCAACCGGGTCAAGGCTCTACTCAAACAGCTAGGAGCAACCTACAAGGTCCTTGAATTGGATACAGAGA GTGATGGGGGTGAGATTCAAGCAGCTTTAGCTGACTGGACAGGGCAAAGGACAGTACCTAACGTGTTTATTGGAGGCAAACACATTGGTGGTTGTGACT CTGTTTTGGAGAAACACCGTGCAGGTCAATTGGTTCCTCTTCTCAATGATGCTGGAGCTATTGCCAATAACACTGCTCAGTTCTGA